A stretch of Peteryoungia algae DNA encodes these proteins:
- a CDS encoding ArsR/SmtB family transcription factor, giving the protein MNHTSAALSLAALGHDTRLTIFRLLVRAGNDGLNIGEIGQHLAMAASTLAYHLKTLVDAGLVTQERQGRQIVNRVDYDVMHQTVSFLTSECCAGVKLTQEDAA; this is encoded by the coding sequence ATGAACCACACCTCCGCCGCTCTTTCACTCGCTGCTCTTGGCCATGACACGCGCCTGACAATATTCCGGCTCTTGGTGCGGGCCGGAAATGATGGCCTGAATATCGGCGAAATCGGCCAACATCTGGCGATGGCGGCGTCAACGCTTGCCTACCATCTCAAGACATTGGTGGATGCTGGGCTTGTAACCCAGGAACGGCAGGGGCGGCAGATCGTGAACCGCGTAGATTATGACGTCATGCATCAGACAGTGTCGTTCTTGACATCGGAATGTTGTGCGGGAGTAAAGCTCACACAGGAGGACGCTGCATGA
- a CDS encoding DegQ family serine endoprotease, with product MPRFDRLKSAAVVVALMVPLSAPALAQDKAVPQSQLEMQLSFAPLVKQARGAVVNVYAERLVQRRSNLFAGDPFFEQFFGQRMPNRTEKQSSLGSGVIVEANGTVVTNNHVIDGADDIKVALADGREFPVKVVLKDDRLDLAVLKFETSEAMPTLPIGDSDATEVGDLVLAIGNPFGVGQTVTSGIVSALARNQVTEGDFGFFIQTDAAINPGNSGGALVDMKGQLIGINTAIFSKGGGSNGVGFAIPANLVRVFLDAADRGEASFERPYVGASFEPVTSDVAEALGLKTVRGALVVRIAEDGPAARAGLKPGQVVTAVNDILVEHPDALGYRLSTAGLGKKAELTVQEDGREEKIAITLAAAPETRPRDIQLIEGRSPFAGIRAGNLSPRLAYELKMVSETTGVVVTEVVRGSPAARLGFAPRDIVVAINGEEIASVDDLQRIAGSDAGFWRVEIDRNGQRIRQIFR from the coding sequence ATGCCGCGTTTCGACCGCCTCAAATCCGCTGCCGTTGTCGTTGCCCTGATGGTGCCGCTCTCTGCCCCAGCCCTGGCGCAGGACAAGGCAGTCCCGCAGAGCCAGCTGGAGATGCAGCTCTCCTTCGCGCCGCTGGTCAAGCAGGCGCGGGGCGCCGTGGTGAATGTCTATGCCGAGCGCCTTGTCCAGCGCCGCTCGAACCTGTTTGCCGGCGATCCTTTCTTCGAGCAGTTTTTCGGCCAGCGCATGCCCAACCGGACCGAGAAACAATCCTCCCTCGGCTCTGGCGTGATCGTCGAGGCGAATGGCACGGTCGTGACCAACAATCACGTCATTGACGGCGCCGACGACATCAAGGTGGCGCTCGCCGACGGCCGCGAATTTCCGGTCAAGGTGGTGCTGAAGGATGACCGTCTCGATCTTGCGGTGCTGAAGTTCGAGACCAGCGAGGCCATGCCGACGCTGCCGATCGGCGATTCTGACGCGACCGAGGTCGGCGACCTCGTGCTGGCCATCGGCAACCCCTTCGGCGTCGGCCAGACGGTGACCTCGGGCATCGTCTCGGCACTCGCGCGCAACCAGGTGACGGAGGGGGATTTCGGCTTCTTCATCCAGACCGATGCCGCGATCAATCCCGGCAATTCGGGTGGTGCGCTGGTCGACATGAAGGGGCAGCTGATCGGTATCAACACCGCGATCTTCTCCAAGGGGGGCGGCTCCAACGGGGTCGGTTTCGCCATTCCCGCCAATCTGGTGCGCGTCTTCCTCGATGCGGCCGACCGGGGCGAGGCGAGTTTCGAGCGGCCTTATGTCGGTGCAAGCTTCGAGCCCGTCACGTCCGATGTCGCCGAAGCACTGGGCCTGAAAACGGTGCGCGGGGCACTCGTCGTGCGCATCGCCGAGGATGGCCCGGCGGCCAGGGCGGGCCTCAAGCCCGGCCAGGTGGTCACCGCCGTCAACGACATTCTCGTCGAACATCCCGATGCACTCGGCTATCGCCTGAGCACTGCCGGACTTGGCAAGAAGGCCGAGTTGACGGTGCAGGAGGATGGCCGCGAGGAGAAAATCGCGATCACGCTGGCGGCCGCCCCCGAAACCCGGCCGCGCGACATCCAGCTCATCGAGGGCCGCAGCCCCTTTGCCGGCATCCGCGCCGGCAACCTCTCGCCGCGCCTTGCCTATGAGCTCAAGATGGTCTCCGAGACGACCGGTGTCGTGGTCACCGAAGTCGTGCGCGGCTCGCCCGCGGCCCGGCTCGGTTTTGCGCCGCGCGACATCGTCGTTGCCATCAACGGCGAGGAGATCGCTTCGGTCGACGATCTCCAGAGGATCGCCGGAAGCGATGCCGGTTTCTGGCGGGTCGAGATCGACCGCAATGGTCAACGCATCCGGCAGATCTTTCGATGA
- a CDS encoding ferredoxin reductase family protein: protein MTDTAMPGMGAMPSRSSRRMPRLPAGVLAALYLGLCILPLVLSLPADVSPPDPLERLAAGLGMVGLAGMAVQFVTSGRFDIVSGRLGIDRIMAFHKLAAWWVLLAIVLHPVAYVAPTWLEDPALGRERLVAYLTLPHYRSGVVAWAALVFLVLSSALRNRLPWRYEVWRATHLVLGTVATAGGLHHAIVAGRFAASGPVGVYWWLVASAIVAVLSVLYGYRWLNLHRRPWRLHSVTRRADRLWELDIQPAPGTPPLDYNAGQFVWMTEGARRFPLLDHPFSIADSPTHHGLSLIIKEAGDFTGRIGSLEPGTPVGIDGPYGEFFLEAYSADAVLLIAGGVGIAPILGILRDLVARRDKRPVRLAYAVGTPKNFACLEEIAAAGAELDLEVLLISEEEPSGWQGAVGRLDRARLKDLLSGIEPSACVALMCGPGAMVSAVSDTLLDLGLPMKNVVYERFDYAGGASSRQDRRRSLAFLGVAALLGAAVLLYYWGG from the coding sequence ATGACCGATACCGCGATGCCCGGCATGGGCGCCATGCCGTCTCGATCCTCGCGCCGGATGCCTCGTCTGCCGGCGGGAGTTCTGGCGGCCCTCTATCTCGGGCTCTGCATCCTGCCGCTCGTCCTGTCCTTGCCAGCGGATGTTTCGCCGCCCGATCCGCTGGAGCGGCTGGCCGCCGGACTTGGCATGGTGGGATTGGCCGGCATGGCCGTGCAATTCGTCACCTCCGGTCGCTTCGACATCGTCTCGGGTCGGCTTGGCATCGACAGGATCATGGCTTTTCACAAGCTGGCCGCCTGGTGGGTTCTGCTGGCCATCGTTCTGCACCCGGTCGCTTATGTCGCGCCCACCTGGCTTGAGGATCCAGCCCTCGGCCGGGAGCGCTTGGTCGCCTACCTGACCTTGCCGCATTATCGCTCCGGCGTGGTGGCCTGGGCAGCCCTTGTTTTCTTGGTTCTGTCGTCGGCCCTCCGCAACCGTCTGCCCTGGCGCTACGAGGTCTGGCGGGCAACGCATCTCGTCCTGGGCACGGTGGCCACGGCCGGCGGACTGCATCACGCCATCGTTGCCGGCCGGTTTGCGGCCAGCGGTCCGGTGGGCGTCTACTGGTGGCTCGTCGCAAGTGCCATCGTCGCCGTGCTCTCTGTCCTCTACGGCTATCGCTGGCTGAACCTGCATCGCCGGCCATGGCGACTTCATTCCGTCACGCGCCGGGCAGACCGCCTCTGGGAACTCGACATCCAGCCAGCCCCGGGAACCCCGCCGCTCGACTATAACGCCGGCCAGTTCGTCTGGATGACCGAGGGCGCCAGACGTTTCCCGCTGCTGGATCATCCCTTTTCGATTGCCGACAGCCCGACCCATCACGGTCTCAGCCTGATTATCAAGGAAGCCGGTGATTTCACCGGTCGCATCGGCAGCCTGGAGCCCGGCACGCCTGTTGGCATTGACGGCCCCTATGGCGAATTTTTCCTTGAGGCATATTCTGCAGATGCGGTGCTCCTGATTGCCGGCGGCGTCGGCATCGCCCCGATCCTTGGCATCCTGCGCGATCTGGTCGCGCGTCGCGACAAGCGTCCTGTGCGCCTCGCCTATGCCGTCGGCACGCCGAAGAACTTCGCCTGTCTGGAAGAGATCGCCGCTGCCGGCGCCGAGCTCGACCTTGAGGTCCTCTTGATCAGCGAAGAGGAGCCGTCAGGCTGGCAGGGCGCGGTAGGCCGTCTTGATCGCGCCCGGCTGAAGGATCTCCTGAGCGGGATAGAGCCGTCGGCCTGTGTCGCCCTGATGTGTGGTCCAGGCGCCATGGTCTCCGCCGTGTCCGATACACTGCTCGACCTCGGCCTTCCCATGAAGAACGTTGTCTATGAGCGCTTCGACTATGCCGGAGGGGCTTCCTCGCGCCAGGATCGCCGGCGCAGCCTCGCCTTTCTAGGTGTGGCCGCACTTCTGGGGGCTGCCGTGTTGCTTTATTATTGGGGGGGATGA
- a CDS encoding replication-associated recombination protein A, with protein MSDLFAPQISKEMAERRPLADRLRPKNLAEVTGQEHLSGDDGVLARMIASGSLGSMIFWGPPGTGKTTVARLLSGEAGLAFEQISAIFSGVADLKKVFESARLRRMEGRQTLLFVDEIHRFNRAQQDSFLPVMEDGTVILVGATTENPSFELNAALLSRARVLTFRSHDAESIETLLKRAEETEAKPLPLDADARQALIRMADGDGRASLTLAEEVWRAARPGEVFDTEGLGRIVQRRAPVYDKGQDGHYNLISALHKAVRGSDPDAALYYLCRMFDAGEDPLYLGRRLVRMAVEDIGLADPQALVVCNAAKDAYDYLGSPEGELALAQACVYLATAPKSNGVYVAYKAAMRAAKEHGSLLPPKHILNAPTKLMKAEGYNEGYRYDHDEPDAFSGQNYFPEKMGRHTFYDPPERGFEREIRKRLDWWSKLRRERGEG; from the coding sequence ATGAGTGATCTCTTCGCGCCGCAGATATCCAAGGAAATGGCCGAGCGCCGCCCGCTCGCCGACCGCCTGCGGCCGAAGAACCTTGCCGAAGTCACCGGCCAGGAACACCTGAGCGGTGATGACGGCGTACTTGCGCGCATGATCGCCTCGGGCTCGCTCGGCTCGATGATCTTCTGGGGGCCGCCCGGCACGGGCAAGACCACCGTCGCCCGGCTGCTCTCGGGCGAGGCAGGCCTTGCCTTCGAGCAGATCTCGGCGATCTTTTCCGGCGTCGCCGACCTGAAAAAGGTTTTCGAAAGTGCGCGCCTGCGCCGGATGGAGGGCCGCCAGACCCTGCTTTTCGTCGACGAGATCCACCGCTTCAACCGCGCCCAGCAGGACAGTTTCCTGCCGGTCATGGAGGACGGCACCGTCATCCTCGTTGGCGCGACGACGGAAAATCCGAGCTTCGAACTCAATGCCGCTCTTTTGTCGCGGGCGAGGGTCCTGACCTTCAGGAGCCATGATGCCGAGAGCATCGAGACGCTCCTGAAGCGCGCCGAAGAGACCGAAGCCAAGCCGCTGCCGCTGGATGCCGACGCCCGTCAGGCCCTCATCCGCATGGCCGATGGCGATGGCCGCGCCTCCCTGACGCTGGCGGAAGAAGTCTGGCGCGCTGCCCGGCCTGGCGAGGTCTTCGACACCGAGGGCCTGGGGCGGATCGTCCAGCGCCGCGCCCCGGTCTACGACAAGGGCCAGGACGGCCATTACAATCTGATCTCTGCCCTGCACAAGGCGGTGCGCGGCTCCGATCCGGATGCCGCCCTCTACTACCTCTGCCGCATGTTCGATGCCGGCGAAGACCCGCTCTATCTCGGTCGCCGCCTCGTGCGCATGGCGGTCGAGGATATCGGTCTCGCCGACCCGCAGGCGCTGGTCGTCTGCAATGCCGCCAAGGACGCCTATGACTATCTCGGTTCGCCCGAAGGGGAACTCGCGCTCGCCCAGGCCTGCGTCTATCTGGCGACCGCACCGAAATCGAACGGCGTCTATGTCGCCTACAAGGCGGCGATGCGGGCGGCCAAGGAGCACGGCTCGCTGCTGCCGCCCAAGCATATCCTGAACGCTCCGACCAAGCTGATGAAGGCGGAGGGCTATAACGAGGGCTATCGCTACGATCACGACGAGCCGGACGCCTTTTCCGGCCAGAACTACTTCCCCGAAAAGATGGGCCGCCACACCTTCTATGATCCGCCCGAGCGCGGTTTCGAGCGGGAGATCAGGAAACGGCTCGACTGGTGGTCGAAGCTGCGGCGTGAGCGGGGCGAGGGGTAG
- a CDS encoding DUF4145 domain-containing protein, translating to MNEFNWTCPYCSNHQTVVSAKFDTSTVRLYVGDTADGNCVGVKITSIGCSNTSCKNVTIDVSYGNLTQSQLTHDHILSRATLTAPIKPESRARALPQCIPAPIANDYSEACRISNLSPKASATLARRCLQGMLRDFCGIIKPTLHQEINDLKKQFDEGHAPKGVSEESFEAIEAIRKIGNIGAHMEKDINVIVDVEPDEAELLLSLVENLFDDWYIARQKRQDRLARVTASVEEKEVIRKGPSE from the coding sequence ATGAATGAATTCAACTGGACGTGTCCTTACTGTTCAAATCATCAAACCGTGGTCAGCGCCAAGTTCGACACCTCCACAGTACGCCTTTATGTCGGAGATACAGCCGATGGAAACTGTGTTGGCGTGAAGATCACGTCAATCGGATGCTCGAATACCTCGTGCAAGAACGTAACAATCGATGTTTCTTATGGAAACCTGACTCAAAGCCAGCTCACTCATGACCACATACTTAGTAGAGCGACACTAACCGCACCAATAAAGCCGGAGAGCCGTGCGCGCGCGCTGCCACAGTGTATTCCCGCGCCAATTGCCAATGACTATTCCGAAGCTTGCCGGATTTCGAATCTGAGCCCGAAAGCGTCAGCGACCCTTGCAAGACGTTGCTTGCAAGGCATGCTTAGAGATTTTTGCGGCATTATAAAGCCGACCCTCCATCAGGAAATCAACGACCTCAAGAAGCAATTCGATGAAGGACATGCCCCCAAGGGCGTATCTGAAGAGAGCTTCGAAGCCATTGAAGCGATCCGCAAGATTGGCAATATCGGTGCTCATATGGAAAAAGACATTAACGTGATCGTCGATGTCGAACCGGATGAAGCAGAACTGCTGCTCAGTCTCGTGGAAAACTTGTTCGACGATTGGTACATCGCCCGCCAAAAGCGACAAGACAGATTAGCACGCGTAACCGCAAGTGTTGAAGAGAAAGAAGTCATCCGGAAGGGTCCGTCGGAATAG
- a CDS encoding permease has product MAFVAQNLANVAPFLALSVGIAAYAGATGADGLIARAFTGSPAMMIFVAALVGGLSPFCSCGVIPLIAALLAMGVPLSAVMAFWLASPVMDPSMFVLTAGVLGIEFAIGKAIAAVSLGIFGGFVVHTLSSSGALSDPLRDGVGNGGCGGAKVRTVRPVVWKFWSDDERVSKFWREGIKTTLFLAKWLTLAFILESLMLAWLPADLVASLLGGSGIAPIGIATLVGVPAYLNGYAALPLVGGLMGQGMAPGAGMAFLVAGGVSSLPAAIAVWALVKREVFFLYLGLALAGSFVIGVLFQLWTAL; this is encoded by the coding sequence ATGGCTTTCGTCGCGCAGAATCTCGCCAACGTCGCCCCCTTCCTTGCGCTTTCCGTAGGGATCGCAGCTTATGCGGGGGCCACGGGCGCTGATGGACTGATCGCACGGGCCTTTACCGGATCTCCCGCCATGATGATCTTCGTCGCGGCCCTTGTCGGCGGGCTTTCTCCATTCTGTTCCTGCGGCGTCATTCCCCTCATCGCCGCCCTACTGGCGATGGGCGTTCCGCTTTCCGCTGTCATGGCGTTCTGGCTTGCCTCGCCGGTGATGGATCCATCGATGTTCGTTCTCACGGCAGGCGTTCTGGGCATCGAGTTTGCCATCGGAAAAGCGATCGCTGCCGTAAGCTTGGGTATTTTTGGTGGCTTCGTGGTTCACACGCTTTCCAGTTCCGGTGCTCTCTCCGATCCCCTGCGCGACGGTGTGGGAAATGGCGGTTGCGGGGGTGCAAAGGTCCGCACGGTTCGGCCAGTCGTCTGGAAATTCTGGAGCGATGATGAACGTGTTTCCAAATTCTGGCGCGAAGGCATCAAGACCACGCTTTTTCTCGCCAAATGGCTGACCCTCGCCTTCATCCTCGAAAGCCTGATGCTGGCATGGCTGCCTGCCGATCTGGTTGCAAGCTTGCTTGGCGGCTCAGGCATTGCCCCAATTGGTATTGCAACCCTCGTGGGCGTGCCTGCCTATCTGAACGGCTATGCTGCTCTGCCGCTGGTCGGCGGCCTGATGGGGCAGGGCATGGCACCCGGCGCCGGCATGGCGTTTCTGGTTGCAGGCGGGGTTAGCTCACTGCCCGCTGCCATTGCCGTCTGGGCCCTGGTCAAAAGGGAAGTGTTCTTTCTGTATCTCGGCCTTGCCTTGGCAGGCTCATTCGTCATCGGCGTGTTGTTTCAGCTGTGGACTGCGCTTTAG
- a CDS encoding serine hydrolase domain-containing protein, whose amino-acid sequence MKRRDFLPLLGAAALIPMCPLSIARAQSASNQTPAGGPQPAALVDLDALRPRIATLLEEARRLDTLETVIATCNGETLGERAYGNSSLTGSTNIKSASKCVVSALVGIAIDKGLLDGVDQKIETVLRAEFPANPDPRLSQVTIGHLLSMRAGLDRMSGPNYGRWVASRNWTRFALAADFVDEPGGDMLYSTASTHLLSVILTKVSGKPTLSLAREWLGPLEGFRIGSWHRDPQGYYLGGNQMAMTPRSLHAFGELYRRGGVTGDGTRLISENWIRESWMRRTNSVFSGDGYGYAWFLKEMGGEQVNYAWGYGGQMLYITPSLGLTVAMTSNESAPSARTGYRDELHRLMTRIIETVAT is encoded by the coding sequence ATGAAGAGACGAGATTTCCTGCCACTCCTGGGCGCCGCTGCCCTTATCCCAATGTGTCCATTGTCGATCGCCCGAGCCCAGTCCGCGTCCAACCAGACGCCGGCCGGCGGCCCGCAGCCTGCGGCCTTGGTCGATCTTGATGCCTTGCGGCCCCGTATCGCGACCCTGCTCGAAGAGGCGCGTCGCCTCGACACGCTGGAAACGGTGATCGCCACCTGCAACGGCGAAACGCTGGGTGAACGCGCCTATGGCAACAGCTCGCTCACCGGCTCGACCAACATCAAGTCGGCGTCGAAATGCGTGGTCTCGGCCCTTGTTGGCATCGCCATCGACAAGGGCTTGCTGGATGGGGTCGACCAGAAGATCGAAACCGTACTGCGCGCGGAATTTCCCGCTAATCCCGATCCGCGCCTGTCACAGGTCACGATTGGCCATCTGCTGTCCATGCGCGCAGGTCTGGATCGCATGTCGGGGCCGAATTACGGTCGCTGGGTCGCAAGCCGCAACTGGACGCGTTTTGCGCTGGCCGCCGATTTCGTCGACGAACCGGGCGGCGACATGCTCTATTCGACCGCATCCACCCACCTTCTGTCCGTCATTCTCACCAAGGTCTCCGGCAAGCCGACGCTTTCGCTGGCAAGGGAGTGGCTCGGCCCCCTTGAGGGGTTCCGCATCGGCTCATGGCACCGTGACCCGCAGGGCTATTATCTGGGTGGCAACCAGATGGCCATGACCCCGCGTTCGCTGCATGCCTTCGGCGAGCTCTATCGGCGTGGCGGCGTGACCGGGGACGGCACCCGGCTCATCTCGGAGAACTGGATCCGCGAGAGCTGGATGCGTCGCACCAACTCCGTCTTCAGCGGCGATGGTTACGGCTATGCCTGGTTCCTCAAGGAAATGGGCGGCGAGCAGGTCAATTATGCCTGGGGTTACGGCGGCCAGATGCTCTACATCACGCCGAGCCTCGGTCTCACCGTCGCCATGACATCGAACGAGTCCGCACCTTCCGCCCGCACCGGCTACCGCGACGAACTGCACCGCCTGATGACACGCATCATCGAAACCGTTGCGACTTGA
- a CDS encoding GIY-YIG nuclease family protein: MAGYVYIVTNHKRGTLYIGVTSDLERRIYEHREALTPGFASKYGCRQLVWYEEHDRIGTAIQREKSLKRWYRQWKIELIEGFNPDWRDLYYEL, encoded by the coding sequence ATGGCGGGATATGTCTACATCGTCACCAACCACAAACGCGGCACACTTTATATCGGTGTGACCTCCGATCTGGAGCGGCGAATCTATGAGCATCGCGAGGCGCTGACGCCGGGGTTCGCGTCCAAGTATGGCTGCCGGCAACTGGTGTGGTACGAGGAGCATGACCGCATCGGCACGGCGATCCAGCGGGAGAAGTCGCTGAAGCGCTGGTATCGGCAGTGGAAGATCGAGCTGATCGAGGGGTTCAATCCTGATTGGCGGGATTTGTATTATGAGTTGTGA
- a CDS encoding DUF1883 domain-containing protein has translation MSKPTFRFTHYDLKDQRAGTIIEVTLSAVNNVRLMTPTNFQRFKETLDFKFLGGVAKKSPLNIVIPESGHWHLIVDMEGHHGLAESKVKMIAAPASQPKQKAS, from the coding sequence ATGTCCAAACCGACCTTCCGCTTTACCCATTACGACCTCAAGGACCAGCGTGCCGGCACGATCATCGAGGTGACGCTCTCGGCGGTGAACAATGTGCGGCTGATGACACCGACGAATTTCCAGCGGTTCAAGGAAACGCTCGACTTCAAGTTTCTGGGCGGCGTGGCGAAAAAATCCCCGCTCAACATCGTCATCCCGGAAAGCGGCCACTGGCATCTGATCGTCGACATGGAGGGCCATCACGGGCTCGCCGAATCCAAGGTCAAGATGATCGCGGCGCCCGCCAGCCAGCCGAAACAGAAGGCATCCTGA
- a CDS encoding lysozyme inhibitor LprI family protein — MWKISAVGAAAASLLATMVTVTALPAPAQAASFSCRAAGLAADEAAICQNIDLNDMDVRMATTFELLREVLPMGSRGALETAQIEWLEERRACGASLDCLAAAYASRMAELRSGVGEVLSLIEGAAPSNDAIPSTP, encoded by the coding sequence ATGTGGAAAATTTCAGCCGTCGGAGCGGCGGCCGCTTCACTGCTCGCGACCATGGTAACGGTCACGGCACTGCCCGCCCCCGCGCAGGCGGCGAGTTTCAGCTGCCGTGCGGCCGGCCTTGCGGCCGACGAGGCGGCGATCTGCCAGAACATCGATCTGAACGACATGGATGTGCGCATGGCAACGACATTCGAACTCCTTCGCGAGGTTCTGCCGATGGGCAGCCGTGGCGCACTGGAAACGGCGCAGATCGAATGGCTTGAAGAACGCCGTGCCTGTGGCGCAAGCCTCGACTGCCTGGCCGCCGCCTATGCCAGTCGCATGGCAGAGTTGCGAAGCGGCGTCGGTGAGGTGTTGAGCCTGATCGAGGGTGCCGCACCAAGCAATGACGCCATTCCATCCACGCCCTGA